The Dreissena polymorpha isolate Duluth1 chromosome 4, UMN_Dpol_1.0, whole genome shotgun sequence region ttgccagaataggttCCCATGAAGGTCTACTCTCTGATTTAAAGCCTAGCGCGCGCGAACTAATTGCAATCATTAACCAAAAAGCGTATAATGAACAGGATCACAAATGGTCAATGTACTGCGCAAATCATAATTTACCGCTATTAACCAACCCTAGCCATAAGATTAACATCAATAGTCCCATTAAAAGGGAGGACAGGGCTTACTTGCGCATGCGCCTAAGGGTGACTAGATTGCACGGCGACTATTACAAAACTGTCCTCTGCCCCCAGTGCAACattcataacacgtttgaacatcttttctttatatgccctaaacacgctgaacagagactagaactaagtgcaggggtaatagcggcctacaaaaacccaattatcattaatcgcgactcactgttgatgcctcgaagcggaatcgctcctgttgtgcgactgcacgtgtttaaatttttgcgcgacacgggctacttagataaaatataatattccgttggactattagcggtagatagaaataacaacacatatcgTCAGTTATATAttgcttcatttattcaaactaATAATGGCAACTTAATGTACTAATGACGGGCAggtctcggacgatggtcacttcggtgttgtccatatggccactcgtctgggcccggctcgaattaatatactaatattaattaatttggttctaaaactgtaccgtaaaacaattcatgatatatgtaattttaaagattccaattaataatgactatcttatgtacttatgacaagaggaaaattgcatcaacaaataaatagatatagaaacactgcatgtaatgtgcacgccgagaacctatatttgtatttgtggTCCTAATTgactttggattggtagtacattacagtgcagtgtccaataacaccttgttgacgtcaatacatcaaaagtaaataaacaatactataaacaaggcaaagatgagagagctgtctataacgaacgttcgcggtttcctcgtctgcgctttaagatatataggaaaattacaccaataaataaatagataaagactaataatactaaaacgacggaagggtacgtctccccccccccccccacatacatatgtcacttggcccctttcgaccactatggataagctctaatccttcttttacaaccaaatagcgctctaggtaacaaaacccagggttccgcgagaccctcgttttccttctcttaagctgtaatcagcaacGACGACGAAGGTAGGGGGaaagcacacagacaacatacttccacgcaggatcggaagacgcagtaagtgcgcacgtggtcaaatttacccacagtgcaacccctataggtgtaaatattgttgtaattaaatgtgattagtaaacattttttcccatatgtacaagacttaaacatgttgagtagagcTTGTCGGCTGGGCTAGAGGGCGCGCCTGAAGAGATATCTCTCtcccgtgcactctggctccgttgacatgacatacccaacatgacaaaaaaaaagggaatggtgacggtatttgttgttgttgtttcccctactgtagcgtaggtgatgttttcttgtagtgtagtgtaagttttttccttgcatgcctgtgACTTGTTACGTTAGACGTTGAATTGTAACCTttgtattgctaacctgcacgtattacccttgtcactatgagggtcagatcgaattagagggatggtcagcattaacCCTCTATTCCCTCCTGAccaaaatgcactaatacatataattaccatctgtgtaACCATTAGCAGTATGaacaggaagaagaacgtgcgcgctcgtctctctctctctctaggaGAGATGAGGAGGAagaaggagagagagagagagagcgagcgagagagagagagcgataGAGAGAGAGCGATGAGAGAGCAGAGAGAGATGCTGCGCTCGTCTAGGATAGCTGATCGATCTAGTCGCGTAGATATCTGAGTATGTCTCGTAATTCGATGGAGGAGATCgcgagagagggagagagagagcgacagagagcgagagagagagacgaGCGAGAGAGCAgcgagagagatgagagagagagagagaggagagagcaGAAGGAGACGAGGCGAGAGAGAGATAGAGCAGAGAGGAGTAGAATGACGAGATCAGCGATAGAGGAGAGAGTAGCGAGGTGCGTATGCGGGTTCGCTGGTCGTGCGAGATAGACAGAGCAGACGAGAGATAGAGCGCGAGCTCGcgctctctgtctctctctctctctctctctctctctctccatctctctcctcctctctctcatctcttctctctctctctctctctcaaaaaaAAACCAATATAAAGTTCGCGTTGAAAATTGGTCTCCCCAAGCAAGAAAGTGTAGAACCCTGAAATTGTCCTCCCTGTACCCCCACCAACCAGTCATCTCGGTCCAcaccacacaaacgcagccccttttTCTACTATATTAACTATATTACCTTCAAACTAGTCCTGACCCTTGCAAACACATTAAAACCCCTGACAATATCCCAATAGCACAACAGTGAGAGCCCATGTGCatttacaccaagacacagggcagTAGAGTACTATCTGTACCTAATCTCTGTTTATGTACTAActagtcctccgcgagggacgttaaacgggggtgcagtgtatcggtgctgtacaccgagCACTTAAAAGAActaggggcgcctctggaatcggggcgccctctgtatcccacTCGAACCCCCaataacacctcttggggcggagggcacaaaaaccacacactaactataaggaataaacattaatgccaataaggataattctaatctagagataataggaatactgcaaaatccgtttcgataaaaggcaaaccactacataatccattaaaaaacaaaacaaaacagcatctagtcacattaaggtctcattggccatcgtgctctgatgtataatatgtatgtattttctcccctgaagggtcacaggggcaggtcgatacatctgtagtcgcgaagacgctggacgacctgtaaataaatctcagatacacacacacacaggtactatcattgtgtacacaccggtcttactgacaataacgtagtgacgtcaccatctatgtatagaatggaggTACTATGGCATAGAGATGagattcacttctctttttttaaattgctctcctcttttttctatcttgtggcaacgagtaagctatgtcgtggccacgagatagaaacaaagaggagtgcaaactaaataaaagcggcgtacaattaaaaaaagagcggtgcagtaaataaaggcagagtgcattaaacaaaagacttaaagaggagagaattttcgctatctcgagatcccgagttagtcagccaatcaaattttgcgtaacatgtgtaaatattccgtacgcatatatatagctggtaaaagcaggcaaggctctgatataacataacatactactattagtactactattactactactactactgctgctgttgttgttgttgttgctgctgtttaaagagcatgtcaagttttgaatataccTGCTACGTAaagtaatgttataacccacaaaagTTTTACTGTAAcggaacgtttttttaagataattggtacagaaaatacacgtcaaatatctttttaaagatattttttgttatatttgatcgagaatgtaatccgcctcccagtttcgctgaatgggtcaagatccccacgggtactacttccccgtacccctaaacaattttttcgtactcaaaatttGTCGTACCCataatttttttggcataatttttgtacccataatttttgtacccaaaattttcgtacccatttttatttcgtacctattttttttcgacccaaaatgttcgtacccacatacacaattttggtgatgtagataaacttaaattgatgcttttatatccatcctcttcaaaagcatcgtcacaccagtactgtcagtactttgattattctGTGTTTCTATAAGTGAACTTATCAGACATAATGATCATGCTATATTAATGATTGGTCAAACTTAATTTGAACAGTCGCCTTAACAGGAGCAAAAGTTGTGTAATAAAATCATGCAAACATTAAGTCTGAATAAATCAAATGCCATAATCACAAAACAGATaatagagtcgcgttctgagaaaactgggcattatgcatgtgcgtaaagtgtcgtcccagattagcctgtgcagaccgcacaggctaatcaatgacgacactttccgcttttatggtatttttgtttaaaggaagtctcttttaaacgaaaatccagttaaggcggaatgtgttgtccctgatcagcctgtgcggactgcacctgctaatctgggatgacactttacgcacatgcatttagtcccgttttttcagaacgcgacttaatTATGTTTATACAAACGTAAACACGACAACTCTACTTtgttcaattactgttaaaacaaTCACAAAGTAGTTAACGGAAGATCGATTTTCTGTAGTATAAGATTTCTTAAACGGGTCGAAGTACCTTtagtaaatattaattaaaacaggaCTTTATTCATAAGAGTATTgtattgtaatattattttgtttcggTTGAACATCAACGTTAATCCAGTATTACTGACGGAATAACGATGCCTTTCTGCGGACTTGCATCCACGTGGGCGAAAGTTTCGGCGTTTTTATCCATCGTGGCTCTTGCCCTACAATCAGCCGGCTCTGCAACCAACTATTGGATGTCGAGGTAATGAAACCTTTCAATAATTAAACTGTGTTAACGGCtgttttgataaaatgtgatgTCACTTATCGTATCAACAGTTTTACGCTTCGCGATTTATCCACATGATTTCTTAGGTGTTCAAAGACAACGGAGACAAAACGGGTTTTATGCCTTCCTGTCACTTGAATATTAAATTCTTATGGTTTATATGTGGAAATGTAATAATTTTCATCGAGTGATTTGCTGTTTTTCAGATACACATTCAGGGACAAGTTACACTTTGTCGTAGGGCTGTGGAAGGTGACCAACTGTTCTGGAAATTATAAAGCTCCGTGCACGGTATCGGAGGTTCCGGCAAGTTATCAGAACGGTAGGAGTTTCCGTTATTGCACCGTGTAATgtgatataattatacatatgtattttaaaaataataccgTATCAATTTGTGTTGTCGAAACACCCACGGTCAGGAGCAAAGATACGTGAATATACAATCTCGAGTGCGATTAATGTCTATTGGCAATATTATATgtgaaatattccaaatatatgGGCtcgtatataataatataaagtactttgtatatgtaaatgaattaTATTGTATGTGACATCCACAAGAATATCGAGTACTTTCTACATAAACATGAATAAaggtgtgtgttttgttgttaaaTACATGGTGGTGTATATAAACAGAATACCGGACTACACAAACCAGACGAATAGTCACTCATTAAACGATTAGTGAGCAAAACGAACAAGTTGTCATAGAGTTTATCTAAAAATACTTTTCATCTTTTATTTTAGATAAGGTGACTGCAGTGCGAGCTCTAGAGTGTGTCGCCCTGGCCCTCATGTTTCTATGCGCCGTCTGTCTGATCCTCTATGTGGGCTCACGGACCTGCAGACGTCTCGCCGTGGCTTGTCTTGCGATGACGATGCTCTTTCTCGCTGGTAAGTTGtttagcctcgttctgtgaaaactgtgcttaatgcacgtgcgtaaagtaaCGTACCAGATTAACCTATGCAGTCCGCTTAGACTAAACAGGGACGACAATGCCACTTCTatgatattttacgtttaaaggaaGTGTTTCCTTAGCGAAAATTTtgattaggtggaaagtgtcgtcacatattaacCTGTGtgtaatgcacaggctaatgtgggacgacactttacgcgcatgtattaagcccagtaaCAGAACGCATTGTATCCAGAGAAGACCATTAAAGTAGTCAataaaatgagccgcgttctgagaaagctgggcttaatgcatgtgcgtaaagtttcgtcccagattagcctgtgcagtccgcacaggctaatcagagacgacactttccgcgtttatggtatttttagtttcaagggaGTCCATCctaaccgaaaatcaagttaaggcggaaagtgtcgtccctgattagccttttcggactgcacttgctaatctgggatgacactttacgcacatgcattatgcccagttttctcagaacaaggctcaaattatCTGATATTCTTTTAGTTTCAAGCTGAATACTGTTAATAATATTACATATGCCTCTACGttattttaatcttaaaaatCGTTTTTAATCAAATCAGTTGTATTATATATACCAACAGGTGTATTTAGTTTTTCGTACATTGTACAATTCATTTTACGTTTCAGCTATAATGGGTATAGCCGGTATGGCTGTTTGGGTCAACCAGATTCCAGAACTTCACTATCCCGGCTGGTCGTTCGGACTCACGGTGGTTGCCATTACATTTAACATCGCTGCTGGTGTGTTACTCATTCCCGATCTCGCAGAATACGACTACAAAACCGTTTTGCAGGTATTTAATACTACTTGTAGTACCATTTAATGTCTGATGGTATTActttcaaaaaatattattaaacaaaagtCCCGACGTTAATTACTAACTTTTGTTTATGCTTGATAAATGGAGACCGTTTCAATAAATGTTCGTATTTTTCAAGAAGTGCAATAACATTTTGAAAAGCAAGATGACAAGATGCAAGAATTGTAACTAATTTACAAAACGgcttatttaagctcgattggttattgtcggctcttGAACTACTTATATGTATACCGGGTACTattatgtatacaaatgtactACTTAGTACCCGGGGATAC contains the following coding sequences:
- the LOC127878678 gene encoding uncharacterized protein LOC127878678, which produces MEEIAREGERERQRARERDERESSERDERERERREQKETRRERDRAERSRMTRSAIEERVARYTFRDKLHFVVGLWKVTNCSGNYKAPCTVSEVPASYQNDKVTAVRALECVALALMFLCAVCLILYVGSRTCRRLAVACLAMTMLFLAAIMGIAGMAVWVNQIPELHYPGWSFGLTVVAITFNIAAGVLLIPDLAEYDYKTVLQHEGHYDNLAQEEGQAMSDGGGAQPSDYRDDVRPIIETQGPKGAPVFQYLNYDKRKKRDGF